Genomic window (Methanotorris formicicus Mc-S-70):
CTCTTTTTTCTTTTATATCATTATCCAAAAGAACCTTCAATGTTGGATAGAGTTTATTATCTAATCTAACTGCAACTGGTTCATCATCAACCAAAATCATGTCATACTTATCCGTTATCGCTATCTCCACATTTGCCTTTTTTGGAATTATGTCATCAATGTCTGCAAAAAATTTACCTAACTCTTCCCTAATTTGTTTAAGTTCTTTCTTTTTTAAGTAGTATCTTCTCTTTATCTCCAAAGTCCCACCACTGTATAGCCCCTATTTTTAACTTCATTTATTCCAGATGTATTCATAAGATGTATTTTTAAATATTCATCCCCAAATACCATTACCTAAATGGTTAAATTTATATATTGTCTAT
Coding sequences:
- a CDS encoding RNA-binding protein, producing the protein MEIKRRYYLKKKELKQIREELGKFFADIDDIIPKKANVEIAITDKYDMILVDDEPVAVRLDNKLYPTLKVLLDNDIKEKRVVVDMGAVRFLANGADVMAPGIVDADENIKEGDVVFVVDEKHNKPLCVGEALMDGKTMKEANKGKAIRTVHYVGDEIWKF